Proteins encoded by one window of Cylindrospermum stagnale PCC 7417:
- a CDS encoding HesB/IscA family protein: MTQATQPQQRGIQLSESALRQVKSLRDKQGTDFCLRVGVRQGGCSGMSYMMDFEDTSKITPQDEVFDYDGFKIVSDRKSLLYLYGLMLDFSDAMIGGGFQFTNPNASQTCGCGKSFGV, encoded by the coding sequence ATGACACAAGCGACTCAGCCGCAACAACGCGGAATTCAGTTGAGCGAATCAGCATTGCGCCAGGTAAAATCCCTCCGAGACAAGCAAGGCACAGATTTCTGCTTACGGGTAGGAGTGCGTCAAGGCGGCTGCTCTGGGATGTCTTACATGATGGACTTTGAAGACACTAGCAAGATCACCCCTCAGGATGAAGTTTTTGACTATGACGGCTTCAAAATTGTGAGCGATCGCAAAAGCCTATTGTATCTCTATGGTTTGATGCTCGATTTTAGCGATGCGATGATCGGCGGCGGTTTCCAATTCACTAATCCTAACGCCTCTCAAACCTGCGGTTGTGGTAAGTCTTTCGGCGTATAG